A section of the Enterococcus montenegrensis genome encodes:
- a CDS encoding WxL domain-containing protein has protein sequence MKNIRFMTVAALAALSLSMAGGLVSHAASVAYDSNGVVEFIPNPDPTKPVDPTNPDPTNPVEPVDPTDPDGPKPGTDGPLSIDYASSLDFGINKITNSDQVYYARAQQYKDGTAATPNYVQISDNRGNNAGWTLKVKQNGQFKAASALNDTLTGSVVKLVSPTVASNSTAVHPTAASVIELNPDASESLVMSAKAGEGAGTYVDRWGSVETVKETDKDGTQVDAQVTKAITLSVPGSTPKDAVKYSTTLTWSLSDVPGN, from the coding sequence ATGAAAAATATCCGCTTTATGACAGTGGCAGCTCTAGCAGCTTTATCACTTTCGATGGCTGGTGGGTTGGTTTCTCACGCAGCTTCAGTAGCTTATGATTCAAACGGGGTGGTGGAATTTATTCCCAATCCAGATCCCACCAAACCAGTTGATCCCACCAATCCAGATCCTACCAATCCGGTTGAGCCAGTCGATCCAACAGATCCAGACGGTCCAAAACCTGGTACCGATGGCCCATTATCCATTGACTACGCTTCTTCTTTAGACTTTGGGATAAATAAAATTACCAATAGTGATCAAGTGTATTATGCACGGGCACAACAATATAAAGATGGGACAGCCGCAACGCCGAATTATGTACAAATCTCAGATAATCGCGGGAATAACGCCGGCTGGACTTTAAAAGTAAAACAAAATGGTCAATTCAAAGCTGCAAGTGCGTTAAATGATACATTGACTGGTTCAGTAGTGAAGTTAGTGAGCCCGACAGTTGCGAGTAATTCAACTGCGGTTCATCCAACCGCAGCCAGTGTGATTGAATTAAATCCAGATGCCAGCGAAAGTTTGGTTATGTCGGCTAAAGCAGGTGAAGGTGCCGGAACTTATGTTGATCGTTGGGGTAGTGTTGAGACTGTTAAAGAAACAGACAAAGATGGGACACAAGTAGATGCGCAAGTAACCAAAGCTATTACGTTATCTGTGCCAGGTAGCACACCAAAAGATGCGGTAAAATACAGCACGACATTAACATGGAGTTTGTCTGACGTACCAGGAAATTAA
- a CDS encoding pectate lyase-like adhesive domain-containing protein — MVRRKMKIFLLFTILLSNLIAPQVQAVQATSTDETKVTTATSDEGNHEFSTSQNEIIDSAEKAISTEETKETAVGEKEPTEVTTQTENKVQEKTTSSSEQVEKRTNASARLAANEAEVSNWADFVSAIRNETITKITLTASFSNPNFSDTTLSSYPRKNDLEIDGKGNRVDFRDSSIYLTTPQNAIGNFHMHDITLNQTYATANSEDIVGNRLVYGANWRYRFGNITTEPGVQRLARAPYSEVRVYGKMNISTRAENFYLGSMIMEDGTQYVGTVTVYDYSVFWYNVPPVAGATGASQEFTIGKNCRVDVGQVQTAGRTYPAVYLYYKAITVGENSVFNVDMPGNAVRFDNEGSGMTIKKGAIVNLTSKQVAGSIVAFSNNNTYLTAEPGSYFYVIGTSNQPLINLSADGAGTASVVRSGNSFTLNSPAQYDLRNLNDTQTAVSVSYPNVANNNFTILDSDIDLWNVGVPVLGPSSETYAKVSSLVVTGNGTQEVVNTSDSNLQQFKQAKYRRISGMNQNPKIEWTPITDADKTIKGRVVIGEVPDNNGLVDGEIKYIPVYASENQAQVTLTDTHGNVRANLATDDNGYITYTDTSDPTQYQIAGKEITGIATRGPWVTPAAIATIVIDATPPEPAKVDNANDIQSITPKLTGTGEPNSIITLTVNDQPQTIPAQVVSADGKWEIDLSTLNLVRGDVLQIFLQDQSGLITQLSEAQRPSTNDNIGNINPKNDMNYRDATFKAATKVTLVGYLSLATVPDLLEFGANQISNQSQAYHPTVSGQLTISDSRSDGKKPWRLTLKQSDTLKNGAVSLEDDLTYTSSLGEKQITTATQIVESGEFATDGTKDISEAWTGNQGFKLTVPVEKQRIGDYTGKLSWQLEDVPGS; from the coding sequence ATGGTGCGGCGCAAAATGAAAATTTTTTTATTATTCACTATTTTGCTTTCTAATTTGATTGCTCCGCAAGTACAGGCAGTTCAAGCAACTTCAACAGATGAAACAAAGGTCACTACAGCCACGAGCGATGAAGGGAACCATGAATTTTCGACTAGCCAAAATGAGATTATCGACTCTGCAGAAAAAGCAATCTCCACAGAGGAGACCAAAGAAACAGCAGTCGGTGAAAAAGAGCCAACAGAAGTCACTACGCAAACCGAAAATAAGGTACAGGAGAAGACGACAAGTAGCAGCGAGCAGGTTGAAAAAAGAACAAATGCGTCTGCAAGACTGGCAGCAAACGAAGCAGAAGTAAGCAATTGGGCGGATTTTGTTAGTGCAATTCGTAATGAAACAATTACTAAAATTACTTTAACAGCAAGTTTTTCGAATCCGAATTTTTCGGATACGACGCTTTCCTCCTATCCCAGAAAAAATGATTTAGAAATCGACGGTAAAGGCAATCGTGTTGATTTTAGAGACTCTTCTATTTATCTGACTACACCGCAAAATGCAATCGGGAACTTTCACATGCACGATATTACATTGAATCAAACCTACGCCACGGCTAACTCAGAAGACATTGTCGGCAATCGTCTTGTATATGGTGCAAATTGGCGATATAGATTTGGGAATATCACCACAGAACCCGGGGTACAACGTTTAGCTCGAGCTCCTTATTCAGAAGTGCGTGTTTATGGCAAGATGAACATCAGTACGCGAGCAGAAAACTTTTATTTGGGCAGTATGATTATGGAAGATGGTACGCAATATGTAGGCACTGTTACTGTTTATGATTATTCCGTCTTTTGGTATAACGTGCCGCCGGTTGCAGGAGCAACAGGTGCGTCTCAAGAATTTACTATCGGCAAGAATTGTCGCGTAGATGTTGGTCAGGTACAAACAGCTGGCCGGACATATCCAGCAGTTTATCTTTACTATAAGGCAATCACAGTCGGGGAAAATAGCGTCTTTAACGTGGATATGCCAGGTAATGCGGTTCGGTTTGACAACGAGGGTTCTGGCATGACGATAAAAAAAGGTGCGATCGTCAACTTGACGAGTAAACAAGTGGCGGGGTCAATTGTCGCGTTTAGTAACAACAATACCTATTTAACTGCAGAACCCGGTAGTTATTTTTATGTAATTGGCACAAGTAATCAGCCGTTAATTAATCTTTCGGCTGACGGCGCGGGAACAGCAAGTGTTGTCCGTTCAGGAAATAGTTTTACTTTAAACAGCCCTGCCCAATATGATTTACGAAATTTGAATGATACACAAACAGCGGTGAGTGTTTCATATCCAAATGTGGCGAACAATAATTTTACTATTTTAGATTCAGATATTGACTTGTGGAATGTTGGGGTACCCGTTTTAGGACCATCTAGTGAAACTTACGCGAAAGTCTCAAGTCTAGTTGTAACGGGTAATGGTACACAAGAAGTGGTGAACACGTCTGACAGTAACTTACAGCAGTTTAAGCAAGCGAAATATCGGCGGATTTCAGGGATGAATCAGAATCCTAAAATTGAATGGACACCGATAACGGATGCAGATAAAACGATTAAAGGGCGAGTGGTAATTGGGGAAGTACCAGATAATAACGGTTTAGTTGATGGGGAAATCAAATATATTCCGGTGTATGCTTCAGAAAATCAAGCGCAAGTTACATTGACAGATACCCACGGAAATGTTCGGGCTAATCTTGCTACTGACGATAACGGTTATATTACGTATACGGATACGAGTGATCCAACACAGTATCAAATAGCTGGCAAAGAGATAACGGGTATCGCTACAAGAGGGCCTTGGGTTACACCAGCAGCGATTGCAACGATAGTTATTGATGCTACACCACCAGAACCCGCTAAGGTGGATAATGCAAACGACATTCAAAGCATTACACCAAAATTAACGGGAACTGGGGAGCCTAACAGCATTATAACATTAACAGTAAATGATCAACCACAAACAATTCCAGCACAAGTTGTTTCAGCTGATGGAAAATGGGAAATAGATTTATCCACTTTAAACCTTGTAAGAGGAGACGTTCTCCAAATATTTTTGCAAGATCAAAGCGGATTAATTACACAACTCAGTGAAGCACAACGACCAAGTACAAACGACAATATTGGGAATATCAATCCTAAAAATGATATGAATTATCGCGATGCAACCTTCAAGGCGGCTACAAAAGTTACGCTGGTAGGCTATTTGTCTTTAGCAACGGTACCGGATTTACTTGAGTTTGGTGCAAATCAAATTTCTAATCAAAGCCAAGCCTACCATCCTACGGTTAGTGGTCAATTGACCATTTCAGATTCAAGGAGCGATGGTAAAAAACCATGGCGTTTAACACTGAAACAGTCAGATACGCTAAAAAATGGAGCAGTTTCATTGGAAGATGACTTAACGTACACTTCTTCACTGGGGGAAAAACAAATTACAACTGCGACTCAAATAGTGGAATCTGGTGAATTTGCCACAGACGGCACCAAAGATATCTCTGAAGCGTGGACAGGAAATCAAGGCTTCAAATTAACTGTTCCTGTCGAAAAACAACGTATCGGCGACTATACAGGAAAACTATCATGGCAGTTAGAAGATGTCCCAGGAAGTTAG
- a CDS encoding LPXTG cell wall anchor domain-containing protein has translation MKRVLINGVLAILLLFTAVPVFAAEANYDSNSVTSFYGKYEYKKEDTNKKKEVNLTPGGQTTNYASTIPTYKGQEVIIPLTGDTSYHFASILGLVLLVLIFFKLKEVEDTEKHSNI, from the coding sequence ATGAAACGAGTATTAATAAACGGCGTACTAGCGATATTGCTACTATTCACTGCGGTACCGGTTTTTGCGGCAGAGGCTAACTATGATAGTAATAGCGTTACTTCTTTTTATGGCAAATATGAATATAAAAAAGAAGATACTAACAAGAAGAAGGAAGTAAATTTGACACCTGGTGGCCAAACGACCAATTATGCCAGCACTATACCTACTTATAAGGGCCAGGAAGTGATTATTCCATTGACAGGTGATACTTCTTACCACTTTGCTTCCATTCTTGGGTTAGTACTGTTAGTACTAATTTTTTTCAAGCTAAAGGAGGTCGAGGACACTGAAAAACATTCAAATATTTAG
- a CDS encoding DUF5105 domain-containing protein — protein sequence MKKIWIPFMLVALFVLAGCNKAIPAKEAGELFVDRVVYDEDTKKFTENFANGEELNKGFKENEANFKDNFTAGLISVGDAVSKDEANELTELLNHQIKEVTSYDVKVKEAGKISNVTYEVKGLDFAAIMKETSKGITQKMIADNKLANDQNKIIEETLQLLRENIKTAKAKETAVPIMIEMKPEKGKWTIVRGQRDQINNLYFAFVAGVKDQETLTSDWNKAMEEVAKEVQAELK from the coding sequence ATGAAAAAAATCTGGATACCATTCATGCTAGTGGCATTATTTGTTTTAGCGGGGTGTAATAAGGCTATTCCTGCCAAAGAGGCGGGTGAGCTGTTCGTTGATCGCGTCGTCTATGACGAAGATACGAAAAAATTTACAGAAAACTTTGCGAATGGAGAAGAATTGAATAAAGGCTTTAAAGAAAATGAGGCCAATTTCAAAGATAATTTTACAGCGGGGTTAATCAGTGTCGGCGATGCCGTTTCCAAAGATGAAGCCAATGAATTAACGGAATTATTAAATCATCAAATCAAAGAAGTTACTTCCTATGACGTAAAGGTAAAAGAAGCAGGTAAAATCTCCAATGTGACATATGAAGTGAAGGGTCTAGATTTTGCTGCCATCATGAAGGAAACTTCAAAAGGGATTACGCAAAAAATGATTGCAGATAATAAACTAGCCAACGATCAAAATAAGATTATTGAAGAAACGTTACAGCTGTTAAGAGAAAATATTAAAACAGCTAAAGCCAAAGAAACAGCTGTTCCGATTATGATCGAAATGAAACCTGAAAAAGGAAAGTGGACTATTGTCAGAGGACAAAGAGACCAAATTAATAATTTATACTTTGCCTTTGTAGCGGGTGTTAAAGATCAAGAAACACTGACAAGTGATTGGAATAAAGCGATGGAAGAAGTCGCAAAAGAAGTACAAGCAGAATTGAAATGA
- a CDS encoding WxL domain-containing protein produces the protein MKKIGYLFLTTSILAGVALSGTTALAADGANYDSNGIITFTPNTDPTNPVDPINPVDPVEPVDPTDPAGPNPGTAGPLSIDYASSLDFGSQKITSKNEVYKAKAQKYVDKDAVEKTGPNFVQVTDNRGTEAGWTLQMKQNNQFKTADNEELTGAEIVFKNGHVVTASDSAAPTGQATIIADPSGALQDVMSATAGQGAGTYLLDWGTDATTAAESIELSVPGATTKYAKKYTTTFTWVLTDAPGN, from the coding sequence ATGAAAAAAATTGGTTATTTATTTCTAACAACAAGTATTTTAGCAGGCGTGGCTCTAAGTGGTACGACAGCTTTAGCAGCCGATGGCGCCAATTATGATTCAAATGGGATTATTACGTTTACACCAAACACAGATCCCACTAATCCCGTTGATCCAATCAATCCAGTAGACCCAGTGGAACCCGTTGATCCAACAGATCCAGCTGGCCCAAATCCAGGAACTGCTGGCCCATTATCGATTGATTATGCTTCAAGTTTAGATTTTGGCTCGCAAAAAATTACGTCTAAAAACGAAGTCTACAAAGCAAAAGCACAAAAATATGTGGACAAAGATGCCGTAGAAAAAACAGGACCTAACTTTGTGCAAGTAACAGACAACCGGGGGACAGAAGCTGGCTGGACGTTACAAATGAAACAAAATAATCAATTTAAAACAGCTGATAATGAAGAATTAACTGGGGCTGAAATTGTTTTTAAAAACGGCCATGTCGTAACGGCTTCTGATTCAGCAGCGCCTACCGGTCAAGCGACTATTATTGCTGATCCAAGTGGTGCTTTGCAAGATGTAATGTCTGCAACAGCAGGGCAAGGTGCCGGGACCTACTTACTAGATTGGGGTACAGATGCTACCACAGCAGCAGAAAGTATTGAATTAAGCGTACCGGGGGCAACAACGAAATACGCTAAAAAATATACAACCACCTTTACTTGGGTGTTAACTGACGCACCAGGAAATTAA
- a CDS encoding WxL domain-containing protein — translation MQGEVLAADTGTHMNYQSSNDVTVKPLDPLLPDPAKPVTPIDPTDPSGPVAGTGGSLSLDFASGFQFGEQAISTKNEIYYAQPQKYVDFDGVAKKGPNYVQVTDIRGTGAGWKLTVKQVAQFQTDEGQVLNGAELSFSQGEVISNLATDLSPTAVTSFTLPINSEVPVVTANTEKGVGTWLYRFGSDEISGGKSVVLQVPGKTVKYAKKYQTALTWTLKDVP, via the coding sequence ATGCAAGGAGAAGTATTGGCAGCCGATACAGGTACCCATATGAATTACCAAAGTAGTAATGATGTGACCGTTAAACCACTAGATCCACTTTTACCAGACCCTGCAAAACCAGTAACACCAATCGATCCGACTGATCCAAGCGGGCCGGTCGCTGGGACAGGTGGCAGTCTTTCATTAGATTTTGCGTCGGGATTTCAGTTTGGGGAACAGGCAATTTCTACCAAAAATGAAATATATTATGCACAACCGCAAAAATATGTTGATTTTGACGGAGTAGCAAAAAAAGGGCCCAATTATGTGCAAGTAACAGATATTCGTGGCACGGGGGCTGGTTGGAAATTGACTGTTAAACAAGTCGCGCAATTTCAGACAGATGAAGGCCAAGTTCTAAATGGTGCAGAGCTTTCCTTTAGCCAAGGGGAAGTGATTTCAAACCTCGCCACTGACTTGTCGCCGACAGCAGTAACCTCCTTTACACTTCCTATTAATAGTGAAGTGCCTGTTGTTACGGCAAATACAGAAAAAGGTGTTGGGACTTGGCTTTATCGTTTTGGTTCAGATGAAATATCTGGTGGGAAATCGGTTGTATTGCAGGTTCCAGGGAAAACGGTTAAGTACGCTAAAAAGTATCAAACGGCGCTAACTTGGACCTTAAAGGACGTGCCATAA
- a CDS encoding Dps family protein — protein MKFAKTKEVLNQLVADLSQMSMVIHQTHWYMRGPGFLTLHPMMDDFMDDVNDQLDEISERLITLDGAPFSTLKEMAENTKIPDEVGRWDRSMEERLATLVEGYRYLADLYQKGIEVSGEEGDDPTQDIFIEFKTATEKRIWMIQAHLGKAPEIDA, from the coding sequence ATGAAATTTGCAAAAACAAAAGAAGTATTAAACCAATTAGTGGCAGACTTAAGTCAAATGTCAATGGTTATTCACCAAACTCACTGGTATATGCGAGGACCTGGTTTCTTGACATTACACCCAATGATGGACGATTTCATGGATGATGTGAACGACCAATTAGATGAAATTTCCGAACGCTTAATCACATTAGATGGCGCTCCTTTTTCTACATTGAAGGAAATGGCTGAAAATACTAAAATTCCTGATGAAGTAGGTCGTTGGGACCGTTCAATGGAAGAACGCTTAGCTACTTTGGTTGAAGGTTACCGCTATTTGGCTGACTTATACCAAAAAGGGATTGAAGTATCTGGTGAAGAAGGCGACGATCCAACGCAAGACATCTTCATCGAATTCAAAACAGCAACAGAAAAACGCATTTGGATGATTCAAGCACACTTAGGCAAAGCGCCTGAAATTGATGCTTAA